Within Phragmitibacter flavus, the genomic segment CAACGGATCGTGTTGATCGCACTGATCCCATCCGCCCCGCCACGCAACGCCGCGCGACTTGGCTCTTCAATGTGCGTGATGTTCGGCGTCATCTTCGCCCAAAACGGAATCTTCGCCACCTTCTTCACCCAGCCACAAACCTCCTCCAAAATCTCCGGATCCTGCCCCATCGCCGCCCCCATCTTGCGCTCCGGCAACCCATGCGGACACGAAAAATTCAACTCAAATCCGTCCACGCCCGCGTCCTGACACCGCTCCACAATCTCGGCCCACGCCTCCTCCCGACACTCCTCCATGATCGATGCAATCAACACCCCTTCTGGATGCTCGTCTTTGCAGCGTTTGAACTCATCCATCCACAAATGAAACGGCCGGTCGCTGATCAACTCAATGTTCTCCCAGCCAATCACCTCACCCGACCCCGAATGCAGCTTCGCATAACGCGGCGACACATTGATCACCTTCGACGCATCCAGACTGATCGTCTTCGCAATCACCGCCCCCCAGCCATCGCGGAACGCGCGTGAAATCACATTGATATTCGTCCCTGGAGGACCCGAACCAATCACAAAAGGATTCGGCAACTTCAGACCATTAACAGTGGTGGCAAGCGTAGGCATGGCGAAACAAAA encodes:
- the preA gene encoding NAD-dependent dihydropyrimidine dehydrogenase subunit PreA, with amino-acid sequence MPTLATTVNGLKLPNPFVIGSGPPGTNINVISRAFRDGWGAVIAKTISLDASKVINVSPRYAKLHSGSGEVIGWENIELISDRPFHLWMDEFKRCKDEHPEGVLIASIMEECREEAWAEIVERCQDAGVDGFELNFSCPHGLPERKMGAAMGQDPEILEEVCGWVKKVAKIPFWAKMTPNITHIEEPSRAALRGGADGISAINTIRCVMGVNLDTLKPEPTVEGYTTPGGYSSKAVKPIALRMVMEIAAMMEKEFPEQTVSGLGGIESGEDAAQFILLGADTVQVCTGVMKFGYGCVKPMCEDLLTFMDKHGFETLAEFKGKSLPYFTTHADLVERQGARKAAQKAAAAVEVEQKAKVSSDAEWTGDSFVQQSDSLAQG